The following coding sequences lie in one Synechococcus sp. CC9902 genomic window:
- a CDS encoding ParA family protein yields MFVTTFGQKGGVAKTCTSIHLAAHWANAGRSVVLVDADRNRSATAYASRGLLPYAVVPMEAAAKATRSADIVVTDGQASSNEEELKNLVEGSDFIVLPTTAQSRSIELTVEMACMLNKFDIPYAALIVKADTRKKSSIQIAREILEGFDIEVLRTEIPLLNAFENAETEGVTVDRAVTKNGRSDRRRMSGFYAYSKACDEIELLMPHRKVIPMPIGWNVSRLEDRCA; encoded by the coding sequence GTGTTTGTCACAACTTTTGGGCAAAAAGGTGGCGTAGCTAAAACCTGTACCAGCATTCACCTTGCAGCGCATTGGGCGAATGCTGGCCGGTCGGTTGTCCTGGTTGATGCGGATCGGAATCGATCAGCCACCGCCTATGCCTCAAGAGGTTTGCTTCCTTATGCAGTTGTTCCGATGGAGGCAGCGGCAAAAGCAACAAGAAGTGCCGATATTGTGGTGACGGATGGTCAGGCCAGTAGCAACGAAGAAGAGCTGAAGAATTTAGTTGAGGGTTCGGACTTTATTGTTCTTCCGACGACTGCACAAAGCCGATCCATTGAGCTCACTGTTGAAATGGCATGCATGCTGAATAAGTTCGATATCCCTTATGCAGCACTCATCGTGAAGGCCGATACAAGGAAAAAATCATCCATTCAAATCGCTAGAGAAATCTTGGAGGGCTTTGATATTGAGGTTCTTCGCACGGAAATCCCGCTCTTAAATGCGTTTGAAAATGCGGAAACGGAGGGTGTCACTGTTGATCGTGCCGTTACAAAAAATGGACGCTCTGATCGGCGACGAATGTCTGGGTTTTATGCCTATTCGAAAGCTTGTGATGAGATCGAATTACTGATGCCGCATCGGAAAGTCATTCCGATGCCAATCGGTTGGAATGTTTCGCGATTAGAAGATCGTTGCGCCTAG
- a CDS encoding hydroxysqualene dehydroxylase, with the protein MQHSSMADRVGFGSGQSHVVVIGAGWAGWGAAKALCESGVRVTLIDGMPDPTGSEPVTTASGKPFEAGTRGFWKDYPNINALTAELGLSNVFTEFTTSAFWSPEGLEATAPVFGDAAALPSPLGQAFATVNNFKRLPVQDRLSIAGLLYAILDLNRSDAVYRKYDGISALTLFQQLRISNRMIDDFLRPILLVGLFKPPEELSAAVTMELLYYYALAHQDSFDVRWIKSKSIAEQLLAPLSERLQEEHQLQVIGGTLATGLNMSTDTCSVRSIETRSIATGSRGVIDNVDAVVLAVGAKGMGALMAHSPECAALTPELVRAGNLDAIDVVSVRLWLDRTVPVADPANVFSRFSAMKGAGATFFMLDQLQHETEQALWGDQPVQGSVIASDFYNASAIAELSDQEVVDCLMQDLLPMAHPAFHEAVVVDYEVRRYPRSVSLFSPGSFSQRPPLETSLASVVCAGDWVRMGVREHGAKGLCQERAYVCGLEAGNSLLRRGIVKGTHLSAVQHSVLPIRADEPQVVLGRALNKLMMDPIESLGIQWPWLSS; encoded by the coding sequence ATGCAACACAGCTCCATGGCCGATCGAGTTGGTTTCGGCAGCGGGCAATCCCACGTGGTGGTTATCGGGGCTGGCTGGGCAGGTTGGGGTGCGGCAAAAGCTCTTTGTGAATCCGGTGTTCGCGTCACCTTGATCGATGGGATGCCTGATCCAACCGGCAGCGAGCCCGTCACGACCGCGAGCGGCAAGCCGTTTGAGGCCGGTACTCGGGGCTTTTGGAAGGACTATCCCAATATCAATGCGCTCACTGCTGAGTTGGGTCTCAGCAACGTGTTCACCGAGTTCACGACTAGTGCGTTCTGGTCGCCTGAGGGGCTGGAGGCGACGGCTCCTGTCTTCGGGGATGCCGCTGCGTTGCCGAGTCCTTTGGGGCAGGCCTTTGCAACGGTCAATAATTTCAAGCGCCTACCCGTTCAGGATCGACTCAGTATTGCGGGCCTGCTTTACGCAATCCTCGATCTCAATCGCAGCGATGCGGTCTATCGCAAGTACGACGGTATTAGTGCGCTGACGCTGTTCCAGCAGCTCCGCATCAGTAACCGCATGATTGATGACTTTCTGCGGCCGATTCTGTTGGTGGGCTTGTTCAAGCCGCCTGAGGAGCTGTCGGCAGCCGTGACGATGGAGCTTCTCTACTACTACGCGCTGGCGCATCAGGATTCGTTTGATGTGCGCTGGATCAAGAGCAAGAGCATTGCGGAGCAGTTGTTAGCTCCCCTGAGTGAGCGGCTTCAGGAAGAGCATCAGCTGCAGGTGATCGGCGGCACATTGGCTACTGGACTCAACATGTCCACCGACACCTGCAGCGTGCGGTCAATCGAGACCAGATCGATAGCAACTGGAAGTCGTGGTGTCATCGACAACGTCGATGCCGTGGTGTTGGCCGTAGGTGCCAAGGGGATGGGGGCGTTGATGGCCCACTCGCCGGAGTGCGCGGCGCTCACCCCAGAGCTGGTGCGGGCCGGCAACCTCGATGCGATCGATGTGGTGTCGGTGCGTTTGTGGCTGGATCGCACCGTTCCGGTCGCCGACCCCGCGAATGTGTTTTCGCGGTTCAGTGCAATGAAGGGAGCTGGAGCCACGTTCTTCATGCTGGATCAACTGCAACATGAAACGGAGCAGGCGCTCTGGGGGGATCAGCCCGTGCAGGGTTCGGTGATCGCCAGCGACTTTTACAACGCCTCCGCCATCGCTGAACTCAGTGATCAGGAGGTTGTCGATTGCCTGATGCAGGATCTCCTGCCGATGGCGCATCCCGCCTTCCATGAAGCTGTGGTTGTGGACTACGAGGTGCGGCGTTACCCCAGATCGGTGTCTCTCTTTTCGCCAGGAAGCTTTAGTCAGCGGCCTCCACTAGAAACCTCTTTGGCGTCCGTGGTCTGCGCTGGAGATTGGGTACGGATGGGTGTGAGAGAGCACGGAGCCAAGGGCCTTTGCCAAGAGCGTGCCTACGTATGCGGGCTGGAAGCAGGTAACTCACTGCTTCGCCGCGGGATCGTGAAAGGCACTCACTTATCTGCTGTTCAGCACTCAGTACTCCCTATCCGAGCCGATGAACCGCAAGTGGTGCTTGGCCGTGCGCTTAACAAACTGATGATGGATCCGATCGAATCCCTTGGGATTCAGTGGCCCTGGCTGTCGAGCTAA
- a CDS encoding DUF3721 domain-containing protein yields MTIAKQRPLSLLINPYTAIMVALMVAPAMSSPAQAHGKGIYASEAEALTQAEKIGCTEAHQNKGRWMPCANERELHQQMRRQ; encoded by the coding sequence ATGACGATCGCGAAGCAACGACCGCTCAGCCTCTTAATCAACCCGTACACAGCAATCATGGTTGCTCTGATGGTTGCCCCAGCAATGTCATCACCAGCTCAGGCCCATGGCAAAGGGATCTACGCAAGTGAAGCTGAAGCACTCACGCAAGCTGAAAAAATTGGTTGCACTGAGGCTCACCAAAACAAAGGCCGCTGGATGCCCTGTGCCAATGAACGTGAACTGCATCAACAGATGAGACGCCAATGA
- a CDS encoding ureidoglycolate lyase, with translation MSMETVTARSLHQCEFEQFGTAILPIDDMTPHSSCDAELKFNGDNLRYYVMRLRRRAAVLGSMTRHSQATQCLGSADAQPWWLAVAAAKLRSEQLDDSTVKLVRVEPGEAVKLHQGTWHAGPYFVAPTALFFNLELSDTNLIDHNSQPLKKKLKLNLSSD, from the coding sequence ATGAGCATGGAGACAGTCACCGCCCGGAGCCTGCATCAATGCGAGTTTGAACAGTTTGGCACTGCGATTTTGCCGATTGACGATATGACACCCCACAGCAGCTGTGATGCCGAACTGAAGTTCAACGGTGACAATTTGCGCTACTACGTGATGCGTCTTCGTCGACGCGCGGCAGTACTCGGGAGCATGACTCGACACAGCCAGGCAACCCAATGCTTGGGATCTGCGGATGCCCAACCATGGTGGCTAGCCGTAGCTGCAGCAAAGCTTCGATCCGAACAGCTCGACGACAGCACCGTGAAATTGGTGAGAGTCGAACCCGGTGAGGCCGTGAAACTGCATCAAGGCACTTGGCACGCGGGTCCATACTTTGTCGCTCCAACTGCCCTATTTTTCAACCTTGAATTAAGCGACACTAATCTCATAGACCACAATTCTCAACCTCTCAAAAAGAAACTCAAATTGAATCTCAGCAGCGATTGA
- a CDS encoding septal ring lytic transglycosylase RlpA family protein has translation MKDRLLLLLLIAAPAFGSPSREEFVVEQVMHQSQPISERTQSKLLVKAIFQESYLQEPNNPAFNIKHLGIGVASWYGPGFYGRRTANGEIFRKGTLTAAHRTLPFGTIVRVINLENGRSVNVRINDRGPFKYHRVIDLAHGAASELNMMHAGEINVRLEVID, from the coding sequence GTGAAGGATCGACTCCTGCTGCTCCTCTTAATTGCAGCACCAGCCTTCGGCAGCCCCTCTCGCGAAGAATTCGTTGTCGAACAAGTCATGCATCAATCACAGCCAATCTCAGAGCGAACACAATCCAAACTATTGGTAAAAGCTATTTTTCAAGAGTCTTACCTCCAAGAACCAAACAATCCAGCATTCAACATCAAACATCTCGGGATTGGAGTTGCGAGTTGGTACGGGCCTGGCTTTTATGGACGCCGAACAGCCAACGGTGAAATATTTCGGAAAGGAACTTTAACGGCCGCACATCGCACTCTTCCCTTTGGAACAATTGTTCGCGTGATCAATTTAGAAAATGGAAGATCCGTTAATGTAAGAATCAATGACAGAGGCCCATTTAAATATCACCGCGTGATTGATCTCGCCCACGGTGCAGCAAGTGAATTAAACATGATGCATGCCGGCGAAATCAACGTCAGACTTGAAGTCATTGATTAA
- a CDS encoding SDR family NAD(P)-dependent oxidoreductase: protein MADSRRTVLITGASSGIGCVTAHLLLDQGWNVFAAARRQGAMDELQRRGAVVLPLDVADAQSREDLAAEIHDRTGGRLDALVNNAGYGEVGPMETMALERARSMFEVNVFGLMGLTQLVLPAMRDRRRGRIVNVSSIAGRFATPGAGWYCASKHAVEAISDAMRLELHQFGIQVVLVEPGLIRTGFEQASAESMDQGGKDPVWGEMMRRVAAGWAESFRKGSDPQLVARTISTALETNQPKSRYLCGSESEAVLLQPFVPAGLWDVLVRRRLFGS, encoded by the coding sequence ATGGCAGATTCCCGCCGCACCGTTTTGATCACCGGTGCGTCCAGCGGCATCGGTTGTGTCACCGCGCATCTGCTGTTGGATCAAGGTTGGAACGTGTTTGCTGCAGCAAGGCGTCAGGGGGCGATGGACGAGCTTCAACGTCGTGGAGCTGTCGTTCTTCCCCTGGATGTTGCTGACGCTCAATCCCGGGAAGATCTCGCTGCAGAGATTCACGACAGGACCGGTGGACGGCTGGATGCCTTGGTTAACAACGCTGGTTATGGGGAGGTGGGACCAATGGAAACGATGGCGTTGGAGCGGGCCCGATCCATGTTCGAAGTCAACGTGTTTGGGTTGATGGGCCTTACTCAGTTGGTTTTGCCCGCCATGCGAGATCGCCGTCGTGGCCGCATCGTCAACGTGTCATCCATTGCTGGTCGTTTCGCGACTCCCGGCGCCGGCTGGTACTGCGCCAGTAAGCACGCCGTGGAAGCGATCAGTGATGCCATGCGTCTCGAGCTGCATCAATTTGGTATTCAAGTGGTGCTCGTGGAGCCTGGTTTAATCCGCACCGGATTCGAGCAGGCATCGGCCGAGTCGATGGATCAGGGGGGGAAGGATCCTGTTTGGGGAGAGATGATGCGACGGGTGGCCGCCGGATGGGCTGAGAGCTTCCGCAAGGGTTCAGACCCCCAGCTGGTGGCACGAACCATCTCAACGGCGCTTGAAACCAATCAGCCGAAATCTCGCTATTTGTGCGGAAGTGAGTCTGAGGCGGTGCTGCTTCAACCGTTTGTGCCTGCAGGGCTCTGGGATGTTTTGGTGAGAAGGCGCCTATTTGGCTCCTAA
- a CDS encoding DUF411 domain-containing protein — protein sequence MTNCVTTRLRECLIWIIATLVVASGCPAAAMAATTAEKVVVFRSAYCECCEAWESHMAEAGFVVQDHIADDIDGIKEAMGVPAEAVSCHTASVAGYVVEGHVPAASIQRMLRERSEIKGLAAPGMPMGSPGMEVDGMTADPFSVFSIAKNGTMVEFDSYGSN from the coding sequence TTGACTAATTGTGTGACAACACGATTGCGAGAATGTTTGATCTGGATTATTGCAACTTTGGTGGTGGCTTCTGGGTGTCCTGCTGCGGCAATGGCTGCCACGACTGCTGAGAAGGTTGTGGTGTTTCGTTCAGCCTATTGCGAATGTTGTGAAGCATGGGAATCCCACATGGCTGAGGCTGGATTTGTGGTTCAAGACCATATCGCTGACGACATCGACGGTATTAAAGAAGCAATGGGAGTGCCGGCAGAAGCGGTCTCGTGCCACACCGCGAGTGTGGCCGGTTATGTCGTGGAGGGTCATGTTCCTGCGGCATCAATCCAACGGATGCTGAGGGAGCGATCTGAGATCAAGGGTCTGGCGGCTCCAGGGATGCCCATGGGTTCTCCTGGGATGGAGGTTGATGGGATGACTGCCGATCCTTTTTCTGTTTTTTCCATTGCTAAAAACGGCACGATGGTTGAATTTGATTCTTATGGGTCGAACTGA
- a CDS encoding 4a-hydroxytetrahydrobiopterin dehydratase: MDLAHQSCTPCQIGAPTLTATELEAALPELPGWSVIDNHHLSRTLRFKDFQSALDWVNAAGRICEQEGHHAEFSLGWGRADATIYTHKVNGLTQADLVLAAKFVGITSSQF, from the coding sequence TTGGACTTAGCGCATCAGTCATGTACGCCATGCCAAATCGGTGCTCCCACACTTACCGCCACGGAACTCGAGGCGGCACTGCCGGAACTCCCCGGATGGTCGGTTATCGACAACCACCATCTCAGCCGAACACTTCGGTTTAAAGACTTTCAAAGTGCACTTGATTGGGTGAATGCAGCAGGTCGGATTTGCGAGCAGGAAGGGCACCACGCTGAATTCAGCCTCGGCTGGGGACGTGCTGATGCCACGATTTACACCCATAAAGTGAATGGATTAACGCAAGCTGATTTGGTGCTCGCGGCAAAATTTGTGGGAATCACATCCTCGCAATTCTGA